In Thermomicrobiales bacterium, one DNA window encodes the following:
- a CDS encoding sigma-70 family RNA polymerase sigma factor produces the protein MSQAITWTTRGTAAQAVESGWVVDDGDLVARARSGDPVAFERLYEQYHAPILNYLHRMVSDRALAEDLTQDTFEKAYKALPSTRPDLAFKSWLYRIATNTAISNGRRK, from the coding sequence ATGAGTCAGGCAATCACGTGGACAACGCGCGGGACAGCCGCGCAAGCAGTGGAGAGCGGCTGGGTGGTCGACGACGGAGATCTGGTTGCGCGTGCGCGATCGGGCGACCCGGTCGCGTTCGAGCGGCTCTATGAGCAATACCACGCTCCGATACTCAACTATCTGCACCGCATGGTGTCGGATCGCGCTTTGGCGGAGGACCTGACCCAGGACACCTTCGAAAAGGCGTATAAGGCGCTGCCGTCCACGCGGCCCGATTTGGCGTTCAAGTCCTGGCTCTATCGCATTGCGACGAACACCGCCATTTCAAATGGACGGCGCAAAC